One window of the Xiphophorus hellerii strain 12219 chromosome 15, Xiphophorus_hellerii-4.1, whole genome shotgun sequence genome contains the following:
- the LOC116734217 gene encoding cholesterol 24-hydroxylase-like codes for MAVFHLLLGLLGKALILLCCLLFVAFLGYCLYLRHIHMKYDHIPGPPRNSFFLGHSPTLLRIMNKDGLVHDKFLEWSETYGHVYRLNFLHYVTVCVTCPEATKEILMSPKYPKDKFVYNRLFNLFGQRLFGNGLITARDHDMWYKQRRIMDPAFSSLYLRGLMGTFNERAEKLMDKLSELADSNKEANMLQLVNCVTLDVIAKVAFGMELDLLKNTSPFPKAIEICLKGMVHYVRDVMYEYNPRNRTFVNEVRDACRLLRTTGAQLIQKRKIAMQNGEDVPKDILTQIIKTAATEETMTEEDEEFMLDNFVTFFIAGQETTANQLAFCIMELGRHPDILEKAKKEVDDVIGMKQEISNDDLGKLIYLSQVLKETLRIYPTAPGTSRDIEEDMTIDGVRIPAGVNCMFSSYTTGRMEKFFKDPLTFDPDRFHPDAPKPYYCYYPFALGPRSCLGLNFAQMEAKVVMAKLLQRFDFNLVAGQTFDVKDTGTLRPKSGVICTVKHRKYKN; via the exons ATGGCGGTTTTCCACCTACTTTTGGGTTTGCTTGGCAAAGCCCTCATCCTGCTGTGCTGTCTGCTCTTCGTCGCCTTTCTGGGTTACTGCCTGTACCTCAGGCACATTCACATGAAATATGACCACATACCGGGGCCGCCGAGGAACAG CTTCTTCCTTGGCCACTCGCCAACCCTTTTGAGGATTATGAATAAAGATGGACTAGTTCATGACAAGTTCCTGGAATG GTCTGAGACTTACGGACATGTTTACCGGTTAAATTTTCTCCATTACGTCACTGTGTGCGTGACCTGTCCAGAAGCAACAAAG GAAATCCTGATGTCCCCAAAGTACCCCAAGGATAAATTTGTCTACAATAGGCTCTTCAATCTGTTTGGTCAAAG GCTTTTTGGCAATGGCCTGATAACAGCTCGGGATCATGACATGTGGTACAAACAGCGCCGGATCATGGACCCTGCCTTCAGCAGCTT GTACTTGAGAGGCCTAATGGGGACCTTCAACGAGAGAGCGGAGAAACTGATGGATAAGCTCTCAGAGTTAGCTGATAGCAACAAAGAGGCCAACATGCTTCAACTTGTCAACTGCGTCACCCTCGATGTCATCGCTAAG GTCGCTTTTGGGATGGAGCTAGACCTCCTGAAGAACACTTCACCTTTCCCCAAGGCCATTGAGATTTGCCTAAAAGGGATGGTGCACTACGTTAGAGACGTCATGTATGAG TACAACCCCAGGAACAGAACGTTTGTTAACGAAGTGAGGGATGCCTGTCGCCTGCTGCGTACGACCGGAGCTCAGCTGATCCAAAAGAGAAAGATCGCCATGCAAAACGGGGAGGATGTTCCGAAGGACATCCTCACGCAGATCATCAAGACTGCAGCCACAG AGGAAACCATGACAGAAGAAGATGAGGAGTTCATGTTGGAcaattttgtgacatttttcattGCTG GTCAAGAAACAACAGCCAATCAACTAGCGTTTTGCATCATGGAACTTGGAAGACATCCTGACATCCTCGAGAA AGCAAAGAAAGAAGTGGATGATGTCATTGGGATGAAACAGGAAATAAGCAATGATGACCTCGGGAAGCTAATCTATCTCTCACAG GTGCTGAAAGAGACTCTGAGGATCTACCCGACTGCTCCAGGAACGTCCCGTGACATAGAGGAAGACATGACTATCGATGGCGTCCGCATACCTGCCGGAGTCAACTGCATG TTTAGCTCCTATACCACTGGGAGAATGGAGAAGTTCTTCAAGGACCCTTTGACATTTGATCCAGACAGATTTCATCCAGATGCTCCAAA GCCCTATTACTGCTACTATCCCTTTGCTCTGGGTCCACGGTCATGCCTGGGTTTGAACTTTGCTCAG ATGGAGGCCAAAGTGGTGATGGCAAAGCTGCTCCAGAGGTTCGATTTCAACCTCGTCGCAGGACAGACCTTTGACGTCAAGGACACTGGAACCCTGAGGCCAAAGAGTGGAGTGATCTGCACCgtcaaacacaggaaatataaaaactga